One stretch of Candidatus Bathyarchaeota archaeon DNA includes these proteins:
- a CDS encoding triphosphoribosyl-dephospho-CoA synthase yields MERAKIGDYVSRCASLATLMEVSAYPKPGNVHRTRDFPETRFEHFLAGGVALGPEMRELALRGQNAISGTLDWEHINLGRSVLNAVDESLKWQGGGNVNLGVLLLFSPIAAAAGATLYESLSIDAMDLRKNLEKVVKAASPVDTVAIYKAIQLAMRSENLGDVVELDVTDRHSLIRIDDEGLSPLDIFEKCAKRDSICSEWITIFQITFGVGLPKLKTALNRASLNDAIIDTFMHILSKYPDSLIIRKSGITKAVDVSKQATKILKAGEVNIVKGKKLLWDFDNELHESEGGLNPGTTADLTAASLFVLLLEGWRP; encoded by the coding sequence TTGATGGAGGTATCTGCATATCCCAAGCCCGGAAATGTTCATCGGACGCGAGACTTCCCTGAAACTCGTTTTGAGCACTTCCTCGCAGGTGGTGTCGCTCTTGGTCCTGAGATGCGCGAACTTGCCCTAAGGGGCCAAAATGCAATTTCAGGCACTCTAGATTGGGAGCATATTAATCTCGGAAGATCTGTCCTGAATGCCGTGGATGAATCTCTTAAGTGGCAAGGGGGTGGAAACGTAAACTTGGGTGTCCTTCTGCTCTTCTCTCCCATTGCAGCTGCAGCCGGAGCAACACTTTATGAATCTTTGAGCATCGATGCTATGGACCTAAGAAAAAATCTAGAAAAGGTTGTTAAAGCCGCATCTCCTGTTGACACGGTTGCTATCTACAAGGCCATCCAGCTCGCGATGAGAAGTGAAAACCTGGGGGACGTAGTGGAGCTCGACGTCACAGATAGGCATTCTCTTATAAGAATCGATGATGAGGGGCTTTCTCCACTTGATATCTTCGAGAAATGTGCTAAAAGAGATTCCATATGCTCCGAATGGATAACAATATTCCAGATAACATTTGGAGTTGGCCTTCCCAAACTAAAGACCGCCCTTAACAGGGCTTCACTAAACGATGCGATCATTGACACATTCATGCACATCCTCTCCAAATATCCGGATTCCTTGATAATCCGAAAGTCTGGTATAACAAAAGCGGTGGATGTCAGCAAACAAGCCACAAAGATTCTCAAGGCAGGAGAGGTTAATATTGTTAAAGGAAAAAAACTCCTATGGGACTTTGATAATGAACTTCATGAATCAGAAGGCGGTCTGAATCCTGGGACGACTGCAGACCTTACCGCTGCATCGCTCTTTGTTTTGCTTCTAGAAGGCTGGAGACCCTAG